A single genomic interval of Prunus dulcis chromosome 5, ALMONDv2, whole genome shotgun sequence harbors:
- the LOC117628933 gene encoding uncharacterized mitochondrial protein AtMg00810-like encodes MKKFSYQQANTDHTLFIKHRAGKVTLLIIYVDDMIVTGDDTAKIEELQKCLASEFEIKDLGSLKYFLGVEVTRSKHGLFLSQRKYVMDLLADTGMLDCKPADTPIVENHKLGVYVDQSYLKSAPGRGLLFKKKNGHLDLEGYTNADYARNITDRHSTSGYFTFVGGNLVTWRSKKQNVVSRSFAESEYRGIAQGVCEIL; translated from the exons ATGAAGAAGTTTAGTTATCAACAAGCCAATACTGATCATACTCTATTCATTAAACATAGGGCTGGTAAGGTGACTTTGTTgattatttatgttgatgatatgattgtgaCTGGTGATGATACTGCAAAAATCGAGGAACTACAGAAGTGTTTAGCATCTGAATTTGAGATAAAAGATTTGGGTAgtctgaaatattttctagGAGTGGAAGTCACTCGATCTAAACATGGCTTATTTCTTTCACAAAGGAAGTATGTCATGGACCTGTTAGCAGATACTGGAATGCTTGACTGTAAACCAGCTGATACACCTATTGTTGAGAATCACAAACTTGGTGTTTATGTGGATCAG AGTTACTTAAAGTCTGCTCCTGGGAGaggtttattatttaaaaaaaaaaatggccaCTTGGATCTAGAAGGTTACACTAATGCAGATTATGCAAGGAATATTACAGATAGACATTCTACATCTGGTTACTTCACATTTGTTGGTGGTAACCTAGTTACGTGGCGTAGCAAGAAGCAAAACGTTGTGTCTCGGTCCTTTGCAGAGTCTGAGTACAGAGGGATTGCCCAAGGGGTTTGTGAAATACTGTGA
- the LOC117628934 gene encoding skin secretory protein xP2-like: MPKPPGLGPVEAEAEAEAPAAPEAEAPVPAEVETKEVAEENKAAEAEVEEPAATETEKTEAEEPKEVTAAELVAAVAEETKEETTESAETPAAPPVEEEKPDETTTDVPVEKTEE, encoded by the coding sequence ATGCCCAAACCACCTGGGCTGGGACCTgtagaagcagaagcagaggCAGAGGCACCTGCTGCTCCTGAAGCTGAAGCTCCAGTTCCAGCTGAAGTTGAGACCAAGGAGGTGGCAGAGGAAAACAAGGCTGCTGAGGCTGAGGTAGAGGAGCCAGCAGCAacagaaacagagaaaacaGAGGCTGAAGAGCCCAAAGAGGTCACAGCAGCGGAGCttgttgctgctgttgctgaGGAGACCAAAGAAGAGACCACTGAAAGTGCTGAGACACCAGCAGCTCCTCCTGTAGAGGAAGAGAAACCAGATGAAACTACCACAGATGTTCCGGTTGAGAAGACTGAGGAGTAG
- the LOC117628008 gene encoding extracellular ribonuclease LE-like, producing MPLIYEILAMLKLLLLVLLSAASLQAITTHGQPYDYLQYVLQWQKTKCLKVGKRCTPVHQPYEKFTTHGLWPTNLSNKLTCKSASKFNSTMLQNDASLLSKMKESWPNLEQRVAQGKDNNMWFWAMEYEKHGTCAKFSSQNTYLSKACDLWEENKIKEIFEHHKIFPTNVTSYKDILLMNAIQMETRSSPLLLCHRVNGDYLLWEVVLCYDDTAKKRMNCSDQSARQTNCGTDIYYK from the exons ATGCCATTAATATATGAGATATTGGCAATGTTAAAACTACTCCTTCTTGTGCTCTTGTCAGCGGCTTCTCTGCAAGCTATTACCACTCATGGGCAACCGTATGACTACCTACAATATGTACTACAATGGCAGAAGACGAAATGCTTGAAGGTCGGGAAACGGTGCACTCCAGTGCATCAACCATATGAGAAGTTCACTACTCACGGCCTCTGGCCAACCAACCTCTCCAATAAATTGACATGCAAATCAGCTTCAAAATTTAACAGCACTATG ctgCAAAATGATGCTTCATTGCTATCGAAGATGAAAGAGTCCTGGCCAAATCTGGAGCAGAGAGTTGCCCAAGGAAAAGACAACAATATGTGGTTTTGGGCGATGGAGTACGAAAAACACGGTACATGTGCCAAGTTTTCTAGCCAGAATACTTACTTGTCAAAAGCATGTGATTTGTGGGAAGAAAACAAGATTAAGGAGATTTTTGAGCACCACAAAATCTTTCCAACAAACGTGACGTCGTATAAAGATATTTTGCTTATGAATGCTATTCAAATGGAAACTCGCAGTTCTCCTCTCCTTCTTTGCCATAGAGTCAACGGCGATTATTTGTTGTGGGAGGTTGTCCTTTGCTATGACGACACGGCTAAAAAAAGGATGAATTGTTCTGATCAAAGTGCAAGACAAACAAATTGCGGAACGGACAtctattataaataa